The Bdellovibrio sp. ZAP7 DNA segment ATTTGGAAAAGCTTAGCAAGATCTTTTAACACAGGAATCGGCGGTTGAGACTTGTCACGTTCCCAGTTCGAGATGAACTGTCCATTTTTATAACCCAAATAGTCCGCAACATCTTTTTGAGACAACCCTCTGACTTTTCTACAATGCGCGAGGAAACCACCGCAGGTAACCATGAAAAAACCCCTAAACATTATTCGTTTATTTACCGAAATATCACCGTACCGAAGTTTATACAAACTAAAACATGTTTGAGCAAAATACTTAGAGGAATTACATGAACTTTTCGTATCGTCTCATCTATACGCTCGGATCAAAAACTCAACAAGAAATTGACTATGTTAATAAGTGTTTTCGTCTATGGTCTGAAGAGTTTGGCGCGGATCTAGCCTCTCGTGGCGCCAAATTGAACCATGATGAGTTTCAGCGTGCTCGAGTTATCGCTGTCATTTGTAAGGATGACGAAGTAGTTGGATTTCATCTGTATTCGCCCTTCGATTTGCGTGAAGACAGTAGCTGCGAACATTCCTACATTCGTGCAATCCCAGATGACGTAAAAGTAAAGCTAAGAGAACACCAAATCAATTCATTCATGGCTATGGAGTATTTAACTGTCGCTCCTGCTTTTCGCTCGCGAGAGGCAGGTGGGCCCAAAGTTGCGGAGCTCATCATACGCTTGGGACTCAAAGTAATGTATGAACTGGGAGTTGATGCTGCCGTAGGAATCGCGCGCGTAGATCGCAAGGTGAATTTCCTAGGCGAAATCATCGGCTTTTCCGAGTTCGCCCAAATCACAAAATACAATAACCAATGTGCCGTCATGGTTTTTGGCAGACAGAACAGACTCATTGAGTCTGATGAGTTCACCAAAAGAACGGTCGATGCACTTTGGACTGAAAAATATCAACCAAGAAAAATCGCAGCCTAAAAGGAGAACGTATGAAATCAAACGAGTTTAATGAAAAGGCCCATGCCAAAGTAAACGAGCTTTGCAAAACAATCGAAGCACTTCCCTGGGAAAACGTCAGATTCTATAATTCCTGGTGCGCGCAAACTCATAACTTCGTAGGGCATACATCGATCTTTCTAAATCTTTGCAACGAAAGACTGCCAAAGGATCACCCTTTGAAATCTCAATTCGAACATCATATCGAAGAAGAGGTTGGTCACGAAAAGATGAGCGAAAATGATCTAAAATTCATGCATGCGGAAGGTACAAAGGTATTTGAGGTCACCAAAGCGTTTTGGAAAACTCAATACTACTGGATCAAAGAAGTCGGACCAACAGCCCACTTGGGTTACTCACTTTTATTGGAAGGCTTGGCGGCTAAATCTGGCCCAGGAATTTTAAAACGTGTTAAGGCCGCTGGCATTCAAGGTTATACCTTCCTTAAAGTCCACGCTGAAGAAGATACAGAACATTTCAATGATGCCTTAAAAGCGGTTGCAAAAGTTTCTGATAAAGAGCGCGAGCACATTTATCAAAATCTTTGTGAGGGTATGGATATGTATCTCAGAATTATGAATGAATGTGTGCGTGAGTCAGTGCAGTTAGCATCGTAAAACGTTCAAGTGCCGCAACGCCAACAATCGTGTCCCCTGCATTGACGGGGGACATGAGTTTGATTTCCACGTCAGACTCATAACGACCTTGAGAGCGAATTTCTTTAACTTTATGCACAGGCAACCCCGGGCGGAATGGGATTTTATTCAAACCCATAAATGTCGCATAAGCCATTTTTTGAATCTTCGCCGAGATGTCAGTGTTGCGCTCATAAAGATTCCACCACTGTTTGGAAAACATCACGTCAGGCGCATAGGAAGAATAATCAAAAAGTTCGGGATTAAAGAACAAACGCTTGGAATCGCTTCCGTAAATTTCAACGATGTCACCATCCTGAATTTGTTCAATAAAGGCTGAAGGAATTGTGACATTCAATCGCGAGAGATAATAGCGAACCAGGTCCTTGGTGTTCTTTGGGTTGCCGTTATGAGCAACGAAGTCCAGCATCAGATGCGACCATCTGCGGATTCCATCAAGCAGGCTGAGTTTTTCATTTTCACTTAAAGAAAAGAAATGATCATCGAAGCGATAGGAAAGGTAAACCCGTCCTGTAGCTTTTAGGGCGTCTCGCAAAAGCAGCCTTGCCGCCGCATACTGTTCAGTCATACTCGGCTCTTGGTTTTCAAGGTTCGCAACTTGTTCCAATTCCATTCCCACTATTTACCGATTTCTGGGCGGTTAAACAAATATTTTGTAATAAAACTGATTAACTACGGGGGTGACCCTCTGGAATCATTCATTTTCGATGTACTGTCTGTAATAAATGCCTGTTTGTTTTGAGTGTG contains these protein-coding regions:
- a CDS encoding helix-turn-helix domain-containing protein — translated: MFRGFFMVTCGGFLAHCRKVRGLSQKDVADYLGYKNGQFISNWERDKSQPPIPVLKDLAKLFQIPEETIFNVVLEQHLRDIAIQLHRDLVGDIKKPEDIILEQKLVNPTAK
- a CDS encoding iron-containing redox enzyme family protein; this encodes MKSNEFNEKAHAKVNELCKTIEALPWENVRFYNSWCAQTHNFVGHTSIFLNLCNERLPKDHPLKSQFEHHIEEEVGHEKMSENDLKFMHAEGTKVFEVTKAFWKTQYYWIKEVGPTAHLGYSLLLEGLAAKSGPGILKRVKAAGIQGYTFLKVHAEEDTEHFNDALKAVAKVSDKEREHIYQNLCEGMDMYLRIMNECVRESVQLAS